One genomic window of Hymenobacter sp. J193 includes the following:
- a CDS encoding peptidylprolyl isomerase, translating into MAQISENKVVTITYDLSVTDENQEKVLVESAEADAPMVFLFGQSGLPEEFENQLNGKQAGDTFTFSLSPEQAYGDYDQQAVVEIPKNVFEIDGQLDNEMLQVGNFLPMADNQGNHMQGKIVEIGDEVVKMDFNHPLAGMVMHFDGKVAAVRDATREELDHGHVHGEGGHHH; encoded by the coding sequence ATGGCTCAAATCAGCGAAAACAAAGTCGTTACTATCACCTACGACCTGAGCGTAACCGACGAGAATCAAGAGAAAGTACTGGTAGAATCGGCTGAAGCCGATGCGCCCATGGTCTTCCTGTTCGGCCAGAGCGGCCTGCCCGAGGAATTCGAGAACCAGCTCAACGGCAAGCAGGCCGGCGACACGTTTACCTTCTCCCTTTCCCCCGAGCAGGCCTATGGCGACTACGACCAGCAGGCCGTGGTAGAAATTCCGAAAAACGTCTTCGAAATTGACGGGCAGCTCGACAACGAGATGCTGCAGGTAGGCAACTTCCTGCCCATGGCCGACAACCAGGGCAACCACATGCAGGGCAAAATCGTGGAAATCGGCGACGAGGTGGTGAAGATGGACTTCAACCACCCCCTGGCCGGCATGGTCATGCACTTCGACGGCAAAGTAGCCGCCGTGCGCGACGCCACCCGCGAGGAGCTCGACCACGGCCATGTGCACGGCGAAGGCGGACACCACCATTAA
- a CDS encoding isoaspartyl peptidase/L-asparaginase family protein: protein MNKYAIVIHGGAVTMDPSELSPEEEAAQREGLHEALQAGWEVLHSGGTALEAVEAAVNSMENNEHFNAGRGSSLNKQGEVQMDASIMDGKTLKAGAVAGVRYVKNPISLARTVMDKCEHVCLSGEGADEFALQHGLAIEAVHYFITEKAQQEWLEIMQEEAKVPQKDTVGAVALDQDGNLAVATSTGGIEGQLKGRVGDSPVIGGGSYASNEACAVSATGDGEIILRGALAHEVYALVKYKGLPVDEACRAAIELRDEDLRGDKGLIAVDREGNIALETNTNIMRRGYRVGEQEPFVAIWSDEE from the coding sequence ATGAATAAATACGCCATTGTCATTCACGGGGGCGCCGTCACGATGGACCCCAGCGAGCTAAGCCCCGAGGAAGAAGCCGCCCAGCGCGAAGGACTACACGAGGCCTTGCAGGCTGGCTGGGAAGTGCTGCACAGTGGTGGCACGGCCCTCGAAGCCGTGGAAGCGGCCGTGAACAGCATGGAAAACAACGAGCATTTCAATGCCGGCCGGGGCAGCAGCCTCAACAAGCAGGGCGAGGTGCAGATGGACGCCTCCATCATGGATGGCAAAACGCTTAAGGCCGGTGCGGTGGCGGGGGTGCGTTACGTCAAAAACCCCATTAGCCTGGCCCGCACCGTGATGGACAAGTGCGAGCATGTGTGCCTCTCCGGTGAAGGCGCCGACGAGTTTGCCCTCCAGCACGGCCTCGCTATCGAAGCCGTGCACTACTTCATCACGGAAAAGGCCCAGCAGGAATGGCTGGAAATCATGCAGGAAGAAGCCAAAGTCCCCCAGAAAGATACCGTGGGTGCCGTGGCCCTCGACCAGGACGGTAACCTGGCCGTGGCCACCAGCACCGGCGGCATTGAGGGCCAGTTGAAAGGCCGCGTGGGCGACAGCCCGGTAATTGGGGGCGGCTCCTACGCCAGCAACGAGGCCTGCGCCGTGTCGGCCACCGGCGACGGCGAAATTATCCTGCGCGGTGCCCTGGCCCACGAGGTGTACGCCTTGGTGAAGTACAAGGGCCTGCCCGTAGATGAAGCCTGCCGGGCCGCTATTGAGTTGCGTGACGAAGATCTGCGAGGCGACAAAGGCCTGATTGCCGTGGACCGGGAAGGCAACATTGCCCTGGAGACCAACACCAACATCATGCGCCGCGGCTACCGCGTGGGCGAGCAGGAGCCATTCGTAGCCATCTGGAGCGACGAGGAGTAA
- a CDS encoding AAA domain-containing protein gives MAEQPTYTDPYAIEKELRKVQALMKLEQQEDLEQFKIKNAQATIAERQKRGLTWYPVKITKEDIGFGGKLVIELERPSGQAGLHLFQVGKNAALFGNIPGRSGSDRPTLNGVITSVKRNKILLATTKEDLPDWVEEGKLGVDLTFDEVSYREMEYALGKVMGAFDSRLAELRDVLLGAKPARYKPESEATLYYPSPLNESQLAAVRHVLAAQDVAIIHGPPGTGKTTTLVQAILETIRRERRVLVCAPSNTAVDLLTEKLAERGVNVIRMGNPSRVSDLLLEHTLDAQIMAHKSYPELKSMRQTAEQYREQAGKFKRHFGWEEREQRRLLKEQAHLMLQDSDNLERYITEDLLEKVQVITCTLVGAGNRAIRHLTYETVFIDEAAQALEPGCWIPITKANRVVLAGDHQQLPPTVKSEKAAAQGLRETLFEKCIRRQPDTARMLEVQYRMHEQIMEFSSQQFYEGKLVAAPTVAHADLPAYDLRFAPDMAVEFLDTAGFGFQELGIEESRSIANPEEADLLLKRLSQLLEVYDPADHTEDLLTIGVIAPYRAQINYLKDAVEDNDELVGLMEHRMLSIGTVDSFQGQERDIIAITLTRSNPQGEIGFLSDIRRMNVGMTRARRKLLIVGDSATLGGHPFYKAFLDYVESIGAYRTAWELQ, from the coding sequence TTGGCTGAACAACCTACCTATACCGACCCTTACGCCATCGAGAAAGAGCTGCGCAAGGTGCAGGCCCTCATGAAGCTCGAGCAGCAGGAGGACCTCGAACAATTCAAAATCAAGAACGCCCAGGCTACCATTGCCGAGCGCCAGAAGCGGGGCCTTACCTGGTACCCGGTCAAAATCACGAAGGAAGACATTGGCTTCGGCGGCAAGCTCGTCATTGAGCTGGAGCGCCCCTCGGGCCAGGCCGGGCTGCACCTGTTTCAGGTGGGCAAAAACGCGGCTTTGTTCGGCAACATCCCCGGCCGCTCGGGCTCCGACCGGCCCACGCTCAACGGCGTCATCACCAGCGTAAAGCGCAACAAAATCCTGCTGGCCACCACCAAGGAGGATTTGCCCGACTGGGTGGAGGAAGGCAAGCTGGGCGTGGACCTGACCTTCGACGAGGTGAGCTACCGCGAGATGGAGTATGCTCTGGGCAAAGTTATGGGTGCCTTCGACTCGCGCCTGGCCGAGCTGCGCGACGTGCTGCTGGGCGCCAAGCCGGCCCGCTACAAGCCCGAGTCGGAAGCTACCCTGTACTACCCTTCGCCCCTGAATGAAAGCCAGCTGGCCGCCGTACGCCACGTGCTGGCGGCCCAGGATGTAGCCATCATTCACGGCCCGCCCGGCACCGGCAAAACCACCACGCTGGTGCAGGCCATCCTGGAAACCATCCGGCGCGAGCGGCGGGTGCTGGTGTGCGCGCCCAGCAACACGGCCGTGGACCTGCTCACTGAAAAGCTGGCCGAGCGCGGGGTGAACGTGATTCGGATGGGCAACCCTTCACGCGTGTCGGACCTGCTGCTGGAGCACACGCTCGATGCCCAGATTATGGCGCACAAGAGCTACCCTGAGCTGAAAAGTATGCGCCAGACCGCCGAGCAGTACCGCGAGCAAGCCGGCAAGTTCAAGCGCCATTTCGGCTGGGAAGAGCGAGAGCAGCGCCGCCTGCTGAAAGAGCAGGCCCACCTCATGCTCCAGGATTCCGACAACTTGGAACGCTACATCACCGAGGATTTGCTGGAGAAGGTGCAGGTGATTACCTGCACGTTGGTGGGCGCCGGCAACCGCGCCATTCGCCACCTCACCTACGAAACCGTGTTCATTGATGAGGCGGCCCAGGCCTTGGAACCGGGCTGCTGGATTCCCATCACCAAGGCCAACCGCGTGGTGCTGGCCGGCGACCATCAGCAGCTGCCGCCCACCGTGAAGAGCGAGAAAGCGGCGGCCCAGGGCTTGCGCGAAACGCTGTTTGAGAAGTGCATCCGGCGCCAGCCCGACACGGCCCGCATGCTGGAGGTGCAGTACCGCATGCACGAGCAGATCATGGAGTTCAGCTCCCAGCAGTTCTACGAGGGCAAGCTGGTAGCCGCACCCACCGTGGCCCACGCCGACCTGCCCGCCTACGACCTGCGCTTTGCCCCGGATATGGCCGTGGAGTTTCTGGACACGGCCGGCTTCGGCTTCCAGGAGCTGGGCATCGAGGAAAGCCGCTCCATTGCTAACCCCGAAGAAGCCGACCTGCTGCTCAAGCGCCTCTCGCAGCTGCTGGAAGTCTACGACCCGGCCGACCACACCGAGGATTTGCTCACCATCGGCGTCATTGCCCCTTACCGCGCCCAGATCAACTACCTCAAGGATGCCGTGGAGGATAACGACGAGCTGGTGGGCCTGATGGAGCACCGCATGCTCAGCATCGGCACCGTCGACTCGTTTCAGGGCCAGGAGCGCGACATCATTGCCATTACCCTCACCCGCTCAAACCCCCAGGGCGAAATCGGCTTCCTCTCCGACATTCGCCGCATGAACGTGGGCATGACGCGCGCCCGCCGCAAGCTGCTCATCGTAGGCGACTCGGCTACCTTGGGCGGGCACCCGTTCTACAAGGCCTTCCTCGATTACGTGGAAAGCATCGGGGCCTACCGCACGGCCTGGGAGCTGCAGTAA
- a CDS encoding cupin domain-containing protein, producing MTAQNIIHRLQLLPHPEGGYYRETYRSAQTMETAEGQTRHVSTAIYYLLENEDKSHFHRIKSDELWFFHQGQALEIILLTHGQPTRIVLGSNFANGELPQAAIPANTWFAAHLPRSTGYALVSCTVAPGFDFVDFELADRAALTHEFPQWPELVEQFT from the coding sequence ATGACCGCCCAGAACATCATCCACCGCCTGCAATTGCTGCCCCACCCCGAAGGCGGCTACTACCGGGAAACTTACCGTTCGGCCCAAACTATGGAAACAGCGGAGGGCCAAACCCGCCACGTCAGCACGGCCATCTACTACCTGCTCGAAAACGAGGACAAGTCGCACTTTCACCGCATCAAGTCCGATGAGCTGTGGTTTTTCCACCAGGGGCAGGCGCTGGAAATCATTCTGCTGACGCATGGGCAACCCACCCGCATCGTACTTGGCAGCAACTTCGCAAACGGTGAATTGCCCCAGGCTGCTATTCCGGCCAATACGTGGTTTGCGGCCCACCTGCCACGCAGCACCGGCTACGCGCTGGTCAGCTGCACCGTGGCTCCCGGCTTCGATTTCGTTGACTTCGAGTTGGCGGACCGGGCGGCGCTGACACATGAGTTTCCGCAGTGGCCGGAGCTAGTGGAGCAGTTTACGTGA
- a CDS encoding glyoxalase, whose product MTSQIRSLRPFIGARDYAVSRSFYRAFGFTETVLSPAMSYFARQGVGFYLQDYYVADWVGNTMLFLEAEDVEQYWQELAALDLPGQFAGVRVVPIRQEPWGKEGFVYDPSGILWHIGEFTQSE is encoded by the coding sequence ATGACTTCGCAAATCCGCTCCCTTCGGCCTTTCATCGGCGCCCGTGACTATGCGGTTTCGCGCAGCTTCTACCGCGCCTTTGGCTTCACCGAAACGGTGCTGTCGCCGGCCATGTCGTATTTCGCGCGGCAGGGGGTGGGCTTTTACCTGCAGGACTACTACGTGGCAGACTGGGTTGGCAATACCATGCTATTTCTGGAGGCCGAAGATGTGGAGCAGTACTGGCAGGAGCTGGCGGCGCTGGATTTGCCGGGCCAGTTCGCGGGGGTGCGGGTGGTGCCCATCCGGCAGGAGCCCTGGGGCAAGGAAGGTTTTGTGTACGACCCTTCCGGTATCCTCTGGCACATCGGCGAGTTCACTCAAAGCGAGTAA
- a CDS encoding SDR family oxidoreductase, producing the protein MILITGATGHIGSAVIERLLQLTAPGQVAGLVRDEAKAAGLKAQGVHIRVGDYNDPASLDQAMQGVTKVLLVSGGGDDDGLQQHYNVVDAAQKAGVGCLAYTSRALKNPDTLVNQLMVRHFQTEDYIQASGVPYILFRNILYMDTLPQFVGPQVFETGIRLPAGQGRVSFALRRDMGEAIANVLADSRCDNRIFTFTGDATYSFADVAVALSELSGRPVEYHAIGQEAFAVHLQAQGLPDGAIQRINGFLTDIKNGQEDTISPDLSDWLGRPPTPLKEGLKTIFKL; encoded by the coding sequence ATGATTCTGATAACGGGTGCTACCGGCCATATTGGGTCGGCGGTGATTGAGCGGCTGCTGCAACTAACTGCCCCGGGGCAGGTGGCCGGCCTGGTGCGCGACGAAGCCAAAGCCGCCGGCCTGAAGGCGCAAGGCGTGCACATCCGGGTGGGCGACTACAACGACCCAGCCTCCCTCGACCAGGCTATGCAGGGCGTTACCAAGGTACTGCTCGTCTCGGGCGGTGGCGACGATGATGGCCTGCAACAGCACTACAACGTAGTGGATGCCGCCCAGAAAGCCGGCGTTGGGTGCCTGGCCTACACCAGCCGGGCCCTGAAAAACCCTGATACGCTGGTCAACCAACTGATGGTGCGCCACTTCCAGACGGAGGACTATATCCAGGCCAGTGGAGTGCCCTACATTCTGTTCCGCAACATCCTGTATATGGACACGCTGCCGCAGTTTGTGGGGCCGCAAGTGTTTGAGACAGGCATCCGGCTGCCCGCCGGCCAGGGCCGCGTGTCGTTTGCCCTCCGCCGCGACATGGGCGAGGCCATTGCCAACGTGCTGGCCGACAGCCGCTGCGACAACCGCATCTTCACGTTCACCGGCGACGCAACCTACTCCTTTGCCGATGTGGCCGTGGCGCTGAGCGAGTTATCCGGCCGGCCGGTGGAATACCACGCCATCGGGCAGGAAGCCTTTGCTGTCCATCTGCAAGCCCAGGGCCTGCCCGACGGAGCCATCCAGCGCATCAATGGCTTTCTTACCGACATCAAGAACGGTCAGGAAGACACCATCAGCCCCGATTTGTCGGACTGGCTGGGACGCCCACCTACCCCACTAAAGGAAGGACTCAAAACCATATTCAAGCTGTAG